From the genome of Mycobacterium dioxanotrophicus, one region includes:
- a CDS encoding haloalkane dehalogenase yields the protein MQTLRTPEDRFRDLPDFPYTPKYSEISDGDGGVLRVAWIDEGPPDADPVLLLHGEPSWSFLYRRMIPVLTAAGHRVICPDLVGFGRSDKPARIDNHSYARHVEWMRALAFDVLDLTGVTLVGQDWGGLIGLRLAAEHPDRFAHIVVANTGLPTGDIPMPEIWWQFRIAIQNLPTIDVGRFVAAGCRRPVSDAVRAAYDAPFPDDTYCAGPRAMPGLVPTTPDDPAAAANKSAWKALSASETPMLVAFSDSDPITGAMAGIFRREMRGAQGIEHPVITDAGHFLQEDAGEELAAAIVTFLRDHPDSD from the coding sequence ATGCAGACCTTGCGCACACCCGAGGACCGCTTCCGCGATCTCCCCGATTTCCCTTACACCCCAAAATATTCCGAGATCTCCGATGGAGACGGAGGGGTGCTGCGGGTGGCCTGGATCGACGAGGGGCCGCCCGACGCCGACCCGGTGCTGTTGTTGCATGGGGAACCATCGTGGTCGTTTTTGTACCGTCGCATGATCCCGGTGCTCACTGCGGCGGGGCACCGCGTGATCTGCCCCGATCTGGTGGGCTTCGGCCGGTCGGACAAACCGGCCCGCATCGACAACCACAGCTACGCCCGGCATGTGGAGTGGATGCGGGCCCTGGCCTTCGACGTGCTCGACTTGACGGGGGTGACGCTGGTCGGGCAGGACTGGGGCGGGTTGATCGGGTTACGGTTGGCTGCCGAGCATCCGGATCGGTTCGCCCACATCGTCGTTGCCAACACCGGCCTGCCGACGGGCGACATCCCGATGCCCGAGATCTGGTGGCAGTTCCGCATCGCGATCCAGAACCTGCCGACCATCGACGTGGGGCGGTTCGTCGCCGCCGGTTGTCGCCGCCCGGTCAGCGACGCGGTCCGGGCCGCCTACGACGCCCCGTTCCCCGACGACACGTACTGCGCGGGACCCCGCGCGATGCCGGGCCTGGTGCCCACCACACCCGACGACCCGGCCGCCGCCGCCAACAAGTCTGCGTGGAAGGCATTGTCGGCCAGTGAAACTCCGATGCTGGTCGCGTTCAGCGACAGCGATCCGATCACCGGTGCGATGGCAGGTATCTTTCGCCGCGAGATGCGCGGCGCCCAGGGCATCGAACACCCGGTGATCACCGACGCCGGCCATTTTCTGCAGGAGGATGCCGGGGAAGAGCTCGCCGCGGCGATCGTCACGTTCCTGCGGGACCACCCCGACTCCGACTAG
- a CDS encoding lipoprotein LpqH yields the protein MKHGFVIAAGAATLLVGIVGCSSQNSSSPGGSQAPGPKASGQETSTSTLPPVSPVQPNQARVTFGTNDAGPFTGVGCETKDGLTTINIEGHLHTTIELTDGDAPAVKSVNIGEIGSDGPALAYVEGVSGTPVVATRDGKNYTVTGSGMGSNSASTEPPVDTPFDVAVTCP from the coding sequence GTGAAGCACGGATTCGTCATCGCCGCCGGAGCCGCGACGTTGCTGGTAGGGATCGTCGGGTGTTCATCGCAGAATTCGAGTTCGCCAGGCGGATCCCAGGCGCCCGGGCCGAAGGCGTCGGGCCAGGAGACGTCGACCTCGACGCTGCCACCGGTGTCGCCCGTACAGCCCAATCAGGCCCGGGTGACCTTCGGCACGAACGACGCCGGACCGTTCACCGGTGTCGGCTGCGAGACCAAGGACGGGCTGACCACGATCAACATCGAGGGTCACCTGCACACCACGATCGAGCTCACCGACGGTGACGCACCGGCGGTGAAGTCGGTGAACATCGGCGAAATCGGTTCCGACGGACCGGCGTTGGCCTACGTCGAAGGCGTGTCCGGCACGCCCGTGGTCGCGACCCGCGACGGCAAGAACTACACCGTGACCGGCAGCGGCATGGGCTCCAACTCCGCCAGCACGGAGCCTCCTGTCGACACCCCCTTCGACGTCGCGGTCACCTGCCCCTGA
- the tgt gene encoding tRNA guanosine(34) transglycosylase Tgt — protein sequence MGEPYFTVEAELPGRLGRVGVIHTPHGDIRTPAFIAVGTAATVKSVLPETMKQLGAQAILANAYHLYLQPGPEIVAEAGGLGAFMNWAGPTFTDSGGFQVMSLGVGFKKVLAMDTSRLQTDDIIAKGKERLAVVDEDGVTFRSHLDGSKHRFTPEVSIGIQHQLGADIIFAFDELTTLVNTRGYQERSVQRTHEWAVRCLAEHQRLQSSTPERPRQALFGVVQGAQYEDLRRQAASGLAGIRTADGHSFDGYGIGGALEKQNLATIVGWVSSELPADKPRHLLGISEPDDLFDAVAAGADTFDCVSPSRVARNAAVYSATGRFNITGARYKRDFTPIDAECDCYTCANYSRAYIRHLFKAKEMLSATLCTIHNERFVIRLVDQIRAAIVAGEFDELRAHVLGRYYGTAVRK from the coding sequence GTGGGCGAGCCGTACTTCACCGTCGAAGCCGAGCTGCCCGGCCGGCTCGGTCGGGTGGGGGTGATCCACACCCCGCACGGGGACATCCGTACCCCGGCGTTCATCGCCGTCGGCACGGCGGCCACCGTCAAGTCGGTACTGCCCGAGACCATGAAACAGCTTGGTGCACAAGCTATCCTGGCCAATGCCTACCATCTGTATCTGCAGCCCGGTCCGGAGATCGTGGCCGAGGCAGGCGGGCTCGGCGCCTTCATGAACTGGGCCGGCCCCACCTTCACCGACAGCGGTGGCTTCCAGGTGATGTCGCTGGGAGTCGGGTTCAAGAAGGTGCTGGCGATGGACACCTCACGGCTGCAGACCGACGACATCATCGCCAAGGGCAAGGAACGGCTCGCGGTGGTCGACGAAGACGGCGTGACGTTCCGGTCGCATCTGGACGGCTCGAAACACCGGTTCACCCCTGAGGTCTCGATCGGTATCCAGCATCAGCTCGGCGCCGACATCATCTTCGCGTTCGACGAGCTGACTACGCTCGTCAACACCCGTGGCTACCAGGAACGTTCGGTGCAGCGCACGCACGAGTGGGCGGTGCGGTGCCTGGCCGAACATCAACGGCTGCAGTCCTCGACGCCGGAAAGACCGAGGCAGGCACTGTTCGGAGTCGTCCAGGGTGCGCAGTACGAGGACCTGCGCAGGCAAGCCGCGAGTGGGCTGGCCGGGATCCGTACCGCGGACGGTCACAGCTTCGACGGCTACGGCATAGGCGGGGCGCTGGAGAAACAGAACCTGGCGACCATCGTCGGCTGGGTCAGCAGTGAACTGCCCGCAGACAAGCCGCGGCACCTGCTGGGGATCAGTGAACCCGACGACCTGTTCGACGCGGTCGCGGCCGGAGCAGACACCTTCGACTGCGTATCGCCGTCGCGCGTGGCGCGCAACGCGGCGGTGTACTCGGCTACCGGCCGATTCAACATCACCGGCGCCCGGTACAAACGGGACTTCACGCCGATCGACGCGGAATGCGACTGCTACACGTGCGCCAACTACTCGCGCGCCTACATCCGGCACCTGTTCAAGGCCAAGGAGATGCTGTCGGCGACGCTGTGCACGATCCACAATGAGCGGTTCGTGATCCGGCTGGTCGACCAGATCCGGGCGGCGATCGTCGCCGGCGAGTTCGACGAGCTGCGGGCGCACGTGTTGGGGCGGTATTACGGCACTGCAGTGCGGAAGTAA
- a CDS encoding MFS transporter: MTQPDMHRITVWFMAIAAALGTATSYPLQPAISDVADSLGISVAQVGIALACGPVGYLVGLAMLVPLVDRFPPNHVLAAQFAALAVALAANAAAGTLCTLGLTIGVIGACSTVGAQLSSTTARFVPEGGRATALGIVTAGISAGIIGGRIAGGWLTEVAGWRGGLLVFAVACVVAAVVALRAVPAAAGSATGGYLETLRGLPGLYLRFPTLRIAAVRGALWFFAFCAVWAGLAVALAQPPYSYSPERIGLYALAGLLGIVATRIAGAWTDRAGARRVMRVGLGIAVVGAVALAVCLSHPVATLIGLAVFDAGLFAAQVANQSTILAIDPAAPARFNSAYMVVYFVGGSVGTAFGAAAVGWLGWPATAAVTAAAIAVAILLTGADRARTAGETRRGGEQTRTLGEVRERRTGWTCPAGSGSACTPDPLPDEPAGTAR; encoded by the coding sequence ATGACGCAGCCAGACATGCACCGAATCACCGTGTGGTTCATGGCGATTGCCGCCGCCCTTGGCACTGCCACCAGCTACCCGCTGCAACCGGCGATATCCGATGTCGCTGACAGTCTTGGCATCTCGGTAGCCCAGGTCGGCATCGCACTGGCGTGCGGTCCCGTCGGCTACCTGGTGGGGCTGGCGATGCTGGTGCCGCTGGTCGACCGATTTCCACCTAATCACGTTCTCGCCGCGCAGTTCGCCGCCCTGGCCGTGGCCTTGGCAGCCAACGCCGCCGCGGGCACGCTGTGTACGCTGGGGCTCACCATCGGCGTGATCGGCGCCTGTTCCACAGTCGGCGCCCAGTTGAGCTCGACAACCGCGCGTTTCGTCCCTGAAGGCGGTCGGGCAACCGCGCTGGGAATTGTGACGGCAGGTATCTCGGCCGGGATCATCGGTGGCCGAATCGCCGGCGGTTGGCTGACGGAAGTGGCGGGATGGCGGGGCGGCTTGCTCGTGTTCGCAGTCGCATGCGTCGTCGCCGCAGTCGTGGCGTTACGGGCCGTGCCCGCCGCAGCGGGTTCGGCCACGGGCGGCTATCTGGAGACGCTCCGCGGCCTGCCCGGCCTGTACCTGCGATTCCCGACGTTGCGCATCGCCGCGGTGCGGGGAGCGCTGTGGTTCTTCGCGTTCTGCGCGGTGTGGGCCGGCCTCGCGGTCGCGCTGGCGCAGCCGCCGTACTCCTATTCACCCGAACGGATCGGCCTGTACGCCCTTGCCGGTCTACTGGGCATTGTCGCCACCCGCATCGCAGGCGCGTGGACCGACCGTGCCGGCGCACGACGAGTCATGAGGGTCGGCCTGGGCATCGCGGTGGTCGGCGCAGTCGCGCTGGCCGTGTGCCTTTCGCATCCGGTGGCCACCCTCATCGGTCTCGCTGTCTTCGACGCCGGGTTGTTCGCCGCCCAAGTGGCCAATCAGAGCACGATTCTGGCCATCGACCCCGCCGCGCCGGCACGGTTCAACAGCGCATACATGGTGGTGTACTTCGTGGGCGGCAGCGTGGGAACGGCCTTTGGGGCAGCCGCCGTCGGGTGGCTGGGCTGGCCGGCAACCGCGGCCGTCACCGCCGCGGCGATCGCTGTCGCGATACTGCTCACCGGCGCCGACCGTGCGCGAACTGCTGGCGAAACACGGCGTGGCGGGGAGCAGACACGCACGCTCGGCGAGGTCAGGGAGCGACGAACAGGGTGGACATGCCCCGCAGGGTCAGGTTCGGCTTGTACACCGGATCCGCTGCCAGATGAGCCTGCGGGAACCGCGCGGTGA
- a CDS encoding cytochrome P450 has product MTTVAEGLLLELLDPANRADPYPTYRRIRERGPLQLPEAHVAVFSTFAECDAVLRHPSSCSDRMKSTLAQRHMAEHDAEPRGATSFLFLDAPDHTRLRGLVSKAFVPKVINALEPDIRTLVDGLLDQASDGPFDAIAGLAYPLPVAVICRLLGVPIEDEPKFRDASALLAQALDPFMAMTGETSELFDQQMAAGRWLADYLRDLIAQRRRRPGDDLMSALIQVEESGVQLTEDEIVATCDLLLIAGHETTVNLIANAILAMLRHPQQWTALGGEPGRVSRVIEETMRYDPPVQLVSRIAGADMTIGDVEVPNGDTMLLLVAAAHRDPGVFDRADEFDPDRGAIRHLGFGKGPHFCLGAPLARLEASVALSAITARFPQAHLAADPVYKPNLTLRGMSTLFVAP; this is encoded by the coding sequence ATGACGACCGTCGCCGAAGGTCTGCTGCTTGAGCTGCTCGACCCGGCCAACCGGGCCGACCCGTATCCGACGTACCGGAGGATCCGCGAGCGCGGGCCATTGCAGCTGCCCGAGGCCCACGTCGCGGTGTTCTCCACCTTCGCCGAGTGCGATGCCGTGCTGCGGCACCCGTCGTCGTGCAGCGATCGCATGAAATCGACTCTGGCGCAACGCCACATGGCCGAACACGATGCCGAGCCTCGCGGCGCGACCAGCTTCCTGTTCCTCGACGCGCCCGACCACACGCGGCTGCGCGGCCTGGTCAGCAAGGCGTTCGTGCCCAAGGTGATCAACGCGCTCGAACCCGACATTCGGACTCTGGTCGACGGGCTGCTCGACCAGGCCTCCGACGGCCCCTTCGACGCCATCGCCGGGCTGGCCTACCCGCTGCCGGTCGCGGTGATCTGCCGGCTGCTGGGTGTGCCGATCGAGGACGAGCCCAAGTTTCGCGACGCCTCCGCGCTGCTGGCCCAGGCCCTCGACCCGTTCATGGCGATGACGGGTGAGACGTCCGAGCTGTTCGACCAGCAGATGGCGGCAGGCAGATGGCTCGCGGACTACCTTCGTGACCTGATCGCGCAGCGTCGGCGCCGCCCGGGCGACGATTTGATGTCGGCACTGATCCAGGTGGAGGAATCCGGTGTCCAGCTCACCGAGGACGAGATCGTCGCCACCTGTGATCTGCTGCTCATCGCCGGACACGAGACCACGGTGAACCTCATCGCCAACGCGATCCTGGCGATGCTGCGCCACCCGCAGCAGTGGACGGCCCTCGGCGGCGAGCCCGGCCGGGTGTCGAGGGTGATCGAGGAGACCATGCGTTACGACCCGCCCGTGCAACTGGTGTCGCGAATTGCCGGAGCAGACATGACAATCGGCGACGTCGAGGTCCCCAACGGCGACACCATGCTGCTGTTGGTCGCCGCGGCACACCGCGACCCGGGAGTATTCGACCGCGCCGACGAATTCGACCCGGACCGCGGCGCCATCCGCCATCTCGGGTTCGGCAAGGGGCCGCACTTCTGCCTCGGTGCGCCGCTGGCCCGGCTGGAGGCCTCGGTGGCGTTGTCGGCGATCACCGCGCGGTTCCCGCAGGCTCATCTGGCAGCGGATCCGGTGTACAAGCCGAACCTGACCCTGCGGGGCATGTCCACCCTGTTCGTCGCTCCCTGA
- a CDS encoding lipoprotein LpqH translates to MKRGFVVAVGGAAVIIAGLSGCSSSEKKSESGGSSATASQTATVSAPGGGATATTGTGTAKVTIDGKDHAVQGSVVCATVANTVTLAIGQAPTGVSATLTPGDPPTVTTLALGNIDGVSLGYTPGVPGGSAEATKDGNTYTIKGNATGMDMANPTAGAVTKSYEVEITCP, encoded by the coding sequence GTGAAACGTGGGTTCGTAGTAGCCGTCGGGGGCGCGGCGGTCATCATCGCCGGCTTGTCGGGCTGTTCGTCGAGTGAAAAGAAATCGGAATCAGGCGGTTCGTCGGCGACAGCATCGCAGACGGCCACCGTGTCCGCTCCGGGCGGCGGTGCCACCGCCACCACCGGGACAGGCACCGCCAAGGTCACCATCGACGGCAAGGACCATGCAGTCCAGGGTTCGGTGGTGTGCGCGACGGTGGCCAACACCGTCACCCTGGCCATCGGGCAGGCGCCGACGGGCGTCAGCGCCACGCTCACTCCGGGTGATCCGCCGACCGTCACCACGTTGGCGCTGGGCAACATCGACGGCGTGTCCCTCGGCTATACGCCCGGCGTGCCCGGCGGCAGCGCCGAGGCCACCAAGGACGGAAACACCTACACGATCAAGGGCAACGCCACCGGGATGGACATGGCCAACCCGACGGCCGGAGCCGTCACCAAGTCCTACGAAGTGGAGATCACCTGCCCTTGA
- a CDS encoding aldehyde dehydrogenase family protein, with translation MTIHNPRTGDLVGRVAIAGPAECGAAIERACAAAKQWSRMPAAERASALRAAAESIRAAAEELAELNVRETGKLRPDALGGIDAGAGTLTQYAELGPLHGGRTLQGDWSATDLMIPEPRGVVAVLTPWNDPVAVAAGLLGAALVTGNTVVHKPSERCPRTGRRFAELLAEHLPDGVLQIVDGDGTVGARLAGDERVDVVAHVGSSLTGRAIAQACAQRGAKALLENGGNDALIVDAGVDPTWAAQQAALGAFANAGQICVSVERIFAVASVADEFTRALVDEARAWADRIGPVVDERQRAQVHQQVSDAVKRGARVLIGGQPGDGAGTFYPPTVLSDCTQDMAVFSEETFGPVAPVRTVPDFGTALLEAADDRYGLAASVLTTDMAHAQEAWRALPVGTVKINDVFGGAPGGASQPRRASGSGFGFGPELLDEMTAVKVVHLAPPPATAG, from the coding sequence CTGACGATTCATAACCCACGCACCGGTGACCTGGTGGGTCGAGTAGCCATCGCCGGACCCGCCGAATGCGGTGCGGCAATCGAGCGAGCCTGTGCTGCGGCGAAACAGTGGTCCCGGATGCCGGCGGCGGAACGGGCCTCGGCGCTGCGCGCGGCCGCCGAGTCGATCCGCGCGGCGGCCGAAGAACTCGCCGAACTCAACGTCCGTGAGACCGGCAAGTTGCGGCCAGACGCCCTGGGCGGCATCGACGCGGGGGCCGGGACACTCACTCAGTACGCCGAACTCGGGCCGCTGCACGGCGGCCGCACGCTGCAGGGCGACTGGTCGGCCACCGACCTGATGATCCCGGAACCACGCGGAGTGGTGGCCGTTTTGACGCCCTGGAACGACCCGGTCGCGGTGGCCGCCGGGTTGCTGGGCGCCGCGCTGGTGACCGGCAACACCGTCGTACACAAGCCGAGCGAGCGCTGCCCGCGAACCGGCCGCAGGTTCGCCGAGCTGCTGGCCGAGCACCTGCCCGACGGTGTGCTGCAGATCGTCGACGGCGACGGTACCGTTGGCGCCCGCCTCGCCGGCGATGAACGCGTCGACGTCGTGGCGCACGTCGGCAGCAGCCTGACCGGCCGGGCCATCGCCCAGGCATGTGCCCAGCGCGGCGCCAAGGCGCTGCTGGAAAACGGCGGCAACGATGCGCTGATCGTGGACGCGGGAGTGGATCCGACCTGGGCGGCGCAGCAGGCCGCGCTCGGCGCGTTCGCCAACGCCGGACAGATCTGTGTGTCGGTCGAGCGCATTTTCGCGGTGGCGTCGGTGGCCGACGAATTCACCCGGGCGCTGGTGGACGAGGCGCGCGCGTGGGCCGACCGCATCGGCCCCGTCGTCGACGAGCGACAGCGGGCCCAGGTGCACCAGCAGGTCTCCGATGCCGTCAAACGCGGGGCTCGGGTGCTGATCGGCGGACAACCGGGCGATGGGGCCGGAACATTTTATCCGCCAACCGTTTTGAGTGACTGCACCCAGGACATGGCGGTGTTCTCCGAGGAGACTTTCGGACCGGTCGCTCCGGTCCGTACCGTGCCCGACTTCGGCACCGCTCTGCTGGAGGCCGCTGACGACCGCTATGGGTTGGCCGCCTCCGTGCTGACGACCGATATGGCCCACGCCCAGGAGGCGTGGCGCGCGCTTCCGGTGGGCACCGTCAAGATCAACGATGTCTTCGGCGGTGCGCCCGGTGGCGCGTCCCAGCCGCGCCGGGCCAGCGGCAGTGGCTTCGGGTTCGGACCCGAGCTGCTCGACGAGATGACGGCGGTGAAGGTGGTGCACCTGGCGCCGCCCCCGGCTACAGCGGGTTGA